The sequence CCGGCTTTTCGCGGCCCGCGCAGGTGCGGCGCTGTCCGCCGCCCAGCTGTATGCCGAACAATCGGCAATCACCCGCACCCTGATGCGCGATCTGCTGCCCCCGCAGCTGGATCGGCTCGACGACTTCGAACTCGCCGGCGGCTACCGCGCCTCCGAGGATCATCAGCTGGTCGGCGGTGACTTCTACGACGTCCACCGCGGCGCGGGCCCGAACGGCGAGACACTCGTGGTGCTCGGCGACGTCTGCGGAAAGGGCCTGGAGGCCGCGGTGCTCAGCGGCAAGATCCGCAACACCGTGCAGGCCCTGGCGCCGCTCACCGATCAACACGAAGACGTGCTCAAGCTGCTCAACAGCGCCCTGTTGTCGCCCAACAACAGCCGCTTCGCGACGATGGTGCTCGCGTCCATCGCCCGCCGTGACGGTCGGTTGACGCTGCGGCTCACCTGCGCCGGGCATCCTCCTCCCTTGATCCTGCGGAACGACGGAACCGTGGAACAGGCGGACACGAAAGGCATGCTGGTCGGCGCGTTGGCACAGTTCAAGGCCCAGTCGACGGAGGTCGTGCTGGCGCCCGGCGAGACGTGCCTGCTCTACACGGACGGACTCAGCGAGGCGCGAGGGGGCCCGCTCGGATCGGAGATGTTCGGCGACGAGCGGCTCATCGATGCGTTGGCCCACTGTGCCGGTCTGCCCGCAGAGGCAGTCGTCGAGCGGATGATGATGCTCACCTCGGAGTGGGTAACCGAGCGGACACACGACGATATGGCCGTCGTGGCCATCACGGCTCCGCGCCGCACACGTCGGGGCGAGGTCGACGGACACCCTGGGGGTAGGTACAGAGCGTGAGCAGTAGAGACACCGGCGCGGCGCGCGACCGGCTGTGGGAGGCGGTTCTCGACGGGGACGAGTACTCCGCCGTCAGCGTGGTGTTCGAGGCGGTGGACGCGGGAATCACGCCCGAGGACGCGTTGCTGGAGGTGGTCGCGCCCGTACAGCGCAAGGTCGGCACGGAGTGGGCGGCCAACCGCATCACCGTCGCACAGGAACACGCCGCCACCGCGATCAACGACCGAGTGATCGCCGCACTGTCCCAGCACCCCGCCTCGAGGACCCACGCTGCCGCCGGCCGCGTCACCGTTGCCTGCGTCGACGGCGAATGGCACGCGCTGCCGGCCCGCCTGCTCGCCGAGGTGCTGCGCCTGCGCGGCTGGCGGGTGGATTTTCTCGGGGCTCAGGTGCCGACGCCCCATCTGATCGCGCATCTGCACCAGCACGCGCCCGACGCCGTCGCGTTGTCGTGTTCGATCCCGACCCGGCTGCCCGCCGCGCACGCGGCGATCACCGCCTGCCAGTCCG comes from Mycolicibacterium pulveris and encodes:
- a CDS encoding PP2C family protein-serine/threonine phosphatase: MSKDNSATGRPIDAVAWWFVPHPVLVVDRSGIVRAFSAPTEAVLTGVEIGTRLADAAPSWLAQAHEHRTDGEDLSPARGELDGREFTARPTPLSADEIAWWLIAEPDGSLRDAHEALARERDRAAFLDNASAVLMASLNFDRCTEAVVQMAARHLADAAVLVAPERENRLPVVYSGPDDVAEHRRVDADPADVPGLSEALRGFPPVPSRWIDPSTMPDWLIPRHLTQPVGSVLITPLPGHGVPAGALVLLRRDSATAFSDGEELFARLFAARAGAALSAAQLYAEQSAITRTLMRDLLPPQLDRLDDFELAGGYRASEDHQLVGGDFYDVHRGAGPNGETLVVLGDVCGKGLEAAVLSGKIRNTVQALAPLTDQHEDVLKLLNSALLSPNNSRFATMVLASIARRDGRLTLRLTCAGHPPPLILRNDGTVEQADTKGMLVGALAQFKAQSTEVVLAPGETCLLYTDGLSEARGGPLGSEMFGDERLIDALAHCAGLPAEAVVERMMMLTSEWVTERTHDDMAVVAITAPRRTRRGEVDGHPGGRYRA